The following coding sequences lie in one Kamptonema formosum PCC 6407 genomic window:
- a CDS encoding HAMP domain-containing sensor histidine kinase — protein sequence MKPENPKKSFPNAVPTLIEPQPTSCRHLGVSGSLLEKLAQRFSNLSIRSKIRGGYTVAIGVAVGGIITGLTLSNYYYHKAAQEVDIDLESRRLGDLQTALLRTQIYQQRLVYWLQQPELLAQKYKQLKQYTDTLKNLLSELQSEVDIAQVEGVKPFMQTYEQSLEVYIQKLEIILEQIAVLKKSKAGVAKAEKLLSDFTKDKIGFELDNLADDLAALIEVADKQEDVVQAASVEAEMLRSQILTYSMILSVLMAVLLANYTSYAIARPLKAVTKIAQRVTEESNFDLQAPVTSEDELGVLTISLNQLILKVKHLLAELQAEKESQLLQSEKMASLGRMLAGVAHEVNNPINFIYGNIDPAKDYIDDLFSLLATYEAEIPKPSQALTEQAERIDIDFLKEDLPKILQSMKVGTERATAIILSLKDFSRLDQAMPHPVDIHACIESTLLILNNRVKKGIKVIRNYGDIPNIEGYMGLLYQVFMNLLSNALDALEEAEERGEYNLGENVNKIQNSQENLQKNSFLPTITITTESMDLDFVLVKIADNGTGIAAVTQEKMFQTFFTTKPRGVGTGLGLAISRNIIVDKHGGTINFWSEVGTGTEFIIALPVKPDTNLI from the coding sequence ATGAAGCCTGAAAATCCCAAAAAATCTTTCCCAAATGCTGTTCCTACTTTAATAGAGCCTCAGCCGACTTCGTGCCGTCATCTAGGCGTTTCAGGTAGTCTCTTAGAAAAGCTTGCACAGAGGTTTAGCAACCTCAGTATCCGCAGCAAGATTCGTGGCGGCTATACAGTTGCTATTGGCGTTGCTGTTGGAGGAATAATAACGGGGCTGACATTAAGCAATTATTATTATCATAAAGCGGCACAGGAAGTAGATATCGATTTGGAAAGTCGCCGCTTAGGAGATTTACAAACAGCTTTGCTGCGGACGCAAATTTACCAGCAGCGCCTTGTTTATTGGCTACAGCAGCCAGAATTGTTAGCTCAAAAATATAAGCAGCTAAAACAATATACTGACACCTTGAAAAATCTGTTATCTGAACTTCAATCTGAGGTAGATATAGCACAGGTAGAAGGAGTCAAGCCTTTTATGCAAACTTACGAGCAATCGCTAGAAGTTTATATCCAAAAACTAGAGATAATTCTCGAGCAAATTGCAGTTTTGAAAAAGAGCAAGGCTGGGGTAGCTAAAGCTGAGAAATTGCTATCGGATTTCACTAAGGATAAAATCGGATTTGAGCTAGATAATCTGGCCGATGATTTAGCAGCACTTATTGAGGTTGCTGACAAACAAGAAGATGTAGTACAGGCGGCTTCAGTTGAGGCAGAAATGCTGCGATCGCAGATACTTACTTACAGTATGATACTATCAGTTCTGATGGCAGTGCTGTTAGCTAACTACACTAGCTACGCGATCGCACGTCCCCTGAAAGCAGTAACTAAAATTGCTCAAAGGGTAACTGAAGAGTCTAATTTCGACTTGCAAGCACCTGTTACGTCAGAAGATGAATTGGGAGTTTTGACAATTTCGCTTAATCAATTAATTCTTAAGGTAAAACATCTTTTAGCAGAATTACAAGCTGAAAAAGAATCCCAATTGCTTCAGAGCGAAAAAATGGCGAGTTTGGGGCGAATGTTGGCGGGTGTGGCTCACGAAGTTAATAATCCTATTAACTTTATCTATGGTAATATAGATCCGGCTAAAGATTATATTGATGACCTTTTCTCACTGCTAGCAACCTACGAAGCAGAAATTCCTAAACCATCTCAAGCACTCACAGAGCAGGCTGAAAGAATTGATATCGATTTTTTGAAAGAAGATTTGCCCAAAATCTTACAGTCGATGAAAGTAGGTACAGAACGAGCAACGGCTATTATCTTAAGTCTCAAGGACTTTTCTCGCCTAGATCAGGCGATGCCTCACCCTGTTGATATTCATGCTTGTATTGAAAGTACACTGCTCATTCTTAACAACCGGGTTAAAAAAGGGATTAAAGTTATTCGGAATTATGGCGATATTCCTAATATTGAAGGGTACATGGGTTTACTTTATCAGGTATTTATGAATCTCCTAAGTAACGCTCTTGATGCTTTAGAAGAAGCCGAAGAAAGAGGGGAATATAACTTAGGTGAAAATGTCAATAAAATCCAAAATTCACAAGAAAATCTCCAGAAAAATAGCTTTTTGCCTACAATTACTATCACTACAGAATCTATGGATCTAGATTTTGTACTGGTGAAGATTGCGGATAATGGTACAGGTATTGCAGCAGTTACTCAAGAGAAAATGTTTCAAACTTTTTTCACGACCAAACCTAGAGGCGTGGGAACTGGGTTGGGTTTGGCAATTAGTCGCAATATTATAGTAGATAAACATGGGGGTACAATTAATTTTTGGTCGGAAGTGGGAACAGGGACAGAGTTTATAATTGCTTTACCTGTTAAACCTGATACCAATTTAATATGA
- a CDS encoding Uma2 family endonuclease — protein sequence MFAVVTPEKIHLPPGTVIKLPGNWQFYQTLVQQLGDRQIPRIKYRPGEILLMSPLPIHGKQANIIADVVKVLLDYLGVDYEAFTPITIDLPEVRGIEPDYCFYIDNCAAIVGKDRIGWGVEPPPDLVIEVDVSSYTDVDDYLPYQIPEVWLFKKNRLIIYSLQDDRYSESLTSRYFQNFNVSEIVAECWQMLRDRSTSAVIRELRQKLEKDN from the coding sequence ATGTTTGCAGTTGTCACACCAGAAAAAATACACTTGCCCCCCGGAACAGTTATAAAATTGCCGGGAAACTGGCAATTTTACCAAACACTCGTACAACAATTGGGAGATCGTCAAATTCCACGCATTAAATATCGACCAGGAGAAATTTTATTAATGTCCCCTTTACCCATACATGGAAAACAAGCAAATATTATTGCTGATGTCGTCAAGGTTTTACTAGATTACTTAGGGGTAGATTATGAAGCATTTACCCCAATTACGATAGATTTGCCGGAGGTAAGAGGGATTGAACCAGACTATTGTTTTTATATTGATAATTGCGCGGCAATAGTTGGCAAAGATAGAATTGGTTGGGGTGTTGAACCGCCGCCGGATTTGGTAATCGAAGTCGATGTAAGTAGCTATACCGATGTAGATGATTATTTGCCTTATCAAATCCCGGAAGTGTGGCTATTTAAAAAGAATAGGTTAATAATTTACTCCTTGCAAGATGACCGATACAGCGAAAGTTTAACCAGCCGTTATTTCCAAAATTTTAATGTATCAGAAATTGTGGCGGAATGCTGGCAAATGTTGCGCGATCGCAGTACAAGTGCTGTAATTCGAGAGTTACGGCAAAAATTAGAGAAAGACAATTAA
- a CDS encoding AAA-like domain-containing protein has product MNSESQFTWDEALKVADAAVYEKTGNHLSDIEVKVLRGAWDSDSYEQIAEKFGYSVNYIRADVGSKLWEKLSNALAEEVTKKKFQEALKRESERRKHAPNSPLPLEEPLEYPDGQVPLNSRFYVERQPIEYDCYKEVLKAGSLIRIKAPNQMGKTSLMVRILAHAERYSYRTVRLNLQQAEATVFTNLDKLLRWLCANISRQLGLQPMLDDYWDEEIGSKISCTTYFQAHLLQKIDSPLVVAFDEVDRVFHYPDIAGDFLPLLREFHEEANNLEIWRRLRLVVTHSTEVYIPLNINRSPFNVGLPIKLPEFTEKQVEDLAKIHKLELKSEEIKQLMAIVGGHPFLVRLAFYHLQRQDLTLEKLLSEAATQAGIYSDHLRRHLGYFQKQPELIAAMKRVVESDKSVQLESRQAYKLESMGLVKLKGDEVMSSCELYRRYFCDRL; this is encoded by the coding sequence ATGAATTCAGAATCACAATTCACCTGGGATGAAGCGCTAAAAGTTGCCGATGCAGCCGTATATGAAAAAACTGGCAACCACCTTAGTGATATCGAGGTCAAAGTGCTGCGGGGTGCTTGGGATAGTGACAGTTACGAGCAAATCGCCGAAAAATTTGGTTATTCTGTAAACTACATCAGAGCTGATGTGGGTAGTAAATTATGGGAAAAACTTTCTAATGCGTTAGCAGAAGAGGTAACAAAAAAGAAATTTCAAGAAGCCTTAAAGAGAGAATCAGAACGGCGAAAGCACGCACCTAACTCACCACTTCCATTAGAAGAACCCCTAGAATATCCAGATGGTCAAGTACCTCTAAACTCAAGATTTTATGTTGAGCGTCAACCCATCGAATATGACTGCTATAAAGAGGTTTTAAAAGCCGGTTCCCTAATTCGGATTAAAGCCCCGAATCAAATGGGGAAAACATCTTTAATGGTAAGAATTTTAGCTCATGCTGAGAGATATAGCTATCGAACTGTGCGATTAAATTTACAACAAGCAGAAGCTACTGTTTTTACTAACTTAGATAAACTTTTGCGGTGGCTTTGTGCCAATATTAGTCGGCAATTAGGGCTACAACCAATGCTAGATGATTATTGGGATGAAGAAATTGGGAGTAAAATTAGCTGCACTACATATTTCCAAGCTCATTTGTTACAAAAAATAGATAGTCCCTTAGTTGTAGCTTTCGATGAAGTCGATCGAGTTTTTCATTATCCCGATATTGCCGGGGATTTTTTGCCACTATTGCGAGAGTTTCACGAAGAAGCTAATAATCTGGAAATATGGCGGCGGTTACGATTAGTAGTAACGCACTCGACAGAAGTTTATATCCCATTAAATATCAATCGTTCACCTTTTAATGTCGGGCTACCTATTAAGTTACCAGAATTTACAGAAAAGCAAGTAGAGGATTTAGCAAAAATTCACAAACTTGAGTTAAAAAGCGAGGAAATTAAACAATTAATGGCGATAGTTGGCGGACATCCTTTTTTAGTAAGACTAGCTTTTTATCACCTGCAACGTCAGGATCTAACTTTAGAAAAGTTGCTGTCTGAAGCTGCTACCCAAGCAGGAATTTATAGCGATCATTTGCGACGACACTTAGGATATTTTCAAAAGCAGCCGGAATTGATAGCGGCGATGAAAAGAGTTGTAGAATCAGACAAAAGTGTACAGTTAGAGTCAAGGCAAGCCTATAAATTAGAGAGTATGGGGCTAGTGAAATTGAAGGGAGATGAGGTGATGTCAAGTTGTGAATTGTATCGTCGATATTTTTGCGATCGCTTGTAA
- a CDS encoding NfeD family protein has translation MFNLANLFRIKTTGTSFSCQKVVNHDFNEEAIVDEPIYARRTGRVYFQSSWWPARCDQEITLETGDIVYVIGIDNITLLVTPAPFL, from the coding sequence ATGTTTAACCTAGCCAACCTTTTCCGTATCAAAACCACTGGCACATCCTTCTCCTGCCAAAAGGTAGTTAACCACGATTTCAATGAAGAAGCGATTGTTGATGAACCGATTTATGCTCGCCGAACAGGTCGAGTCTATTTCCAAAGTAGCTGGTGGCCTGCTCGGTGCGACCAAGAAATTACCTTAGAAACAGGTGATATTGTTTACGTTATTGGTATTGATAATATTACTCTGTTGGTTACACCTGCTCCTTTTTTATAA